Proteins encoded by one window of Sulfurimonas crateris:
- a CDS encoding restriction endonuclease, which translates to MSKVKLTIEQLQKEAKEFAEVESIHNDPELYGVTDGKAVGTYLEHKFQAFLHEKYDYVEGSSAKGMDFPELYIDMKVTSIKQPQSSSPFKSARQKIYGLGYALLIFVYDKTDNQEEKTGRLKILHTVYVEDYRTGDFQTTTGLKKILENDGNIDDVLAFFGERMLPLDEIQAQTLAEEVIGNPPEIGYLTISNALQWRLQYSRVIQKAGEITGIQKVL; encoded by the coding sequence ATGTCTAAAGTAAAATTAACTATCGAGCAGTTACAAAAAGAAGCAAAAGAATTTGCAGAAGTAGAGTCAATTCATAATGACCCAGAGCTATATGGTGTAACAGATGGCAAAGCAGTAGGAACATATCTTGAACACAAGTTTCAAGCCTTTCTTCATGAAAAGTATGATTATGTAGAAGGGTCATCAGCTAAAGGAATGGATTTCCCAGAGCTATATATTGATATGAAAGTAACAAGCATTAAGCAACCTCAATCTTCATCTCCTTTCAAATCAGCACGACAAAAAATTTATGGCTTAGGTTATGCCCTGTTGATTTTTGTATATGATAAAACTGATAATCAAGAAGAGAAAACAGGTCGCTTAAAAATTCTCCATACTGTATATGTTGAAGATTATAGAACGGGTGATTTTCAAACCACAACAGGATTAAAAAAAATACTTGAAAATGATGGCAATATTGACGATGTTTTAGCATTTTTTGGAGAAAGAATGCTACCTTTAGATGAAATACAAGCACAAACTTTAGCTGAAGAAGTTATTGGAAATCCACCTGAAATTGGTTACTTGACAATTTCAAATGCTCTTCAATGGCGATTACAATACAGTAGAGTAATTCAAAAAGCAGGTGAAATTACAGGAATTCAAAAGGTCCTATAA
- a CDS encoding type II toxin-antitoxin system Phd/YefM family antitoxin yields MQIINDIKPVTYLKSRAADVLKHINETHRPMIITQNGEAKAVIQDPKSYEDMKNAISLLKLLSFAEEEIKNGNTHNEEDVFNSVEELLKK; encoded by the coding sequence ATGCAAATTATAAACGATATAAAACCAGTTACTTACTTAAAAAGTAGAGCAGCTGATGTACTAAAACATATTAATGAAACCCATAGACCTATGATTATCACACAAAATGGTGAAGCAAAGGCAGTTATTCAAGATCCAAAAAGCTATGAGGATATGAAAAATGCCATTTCACTTTTAAAGCTACTTTCTTTTGCAGAAGAAGAGATTAAAAATGGAAATACACATAATGAAGAAGATGTATTTAACTCTGTAGAAGAACTACTTAAAAAATGA
- a CDS encoding SLAC1 anion channel family protein: protein MEMIIEEKNRLKFFPVMMYAIVMGLSGLTITYQKAAIWLNFPHIIGEILMYVTTAVFIAVSYIYLKKFFKYKVAVKNEFSHPVRINFFAAISISMLMLAIIYKESYPAISAVFWYPGTLLHFYLTMHTIAFWINENQQLDHSNPAWFIPIVGNVLVPVAGVGFVNLGLLMYFFSVGMFFWIILFAVILNRIIFHNQMAVKFVPTLFILIAPPAVGFIAYFKMFGVIDVFALMLFNMAVFFTLLVAFMYKNFIKLKFFISWWAFVFPLAAMAISSMLMYHERECLPLLLLSYFMVGVVTIVILIVAYQTLLHMKKKEICIKE from the coding sequence ATGGAAATGATTATAGAAGAGAAGAACAGACTTAAATTCTTTCCCGTAATGATGTATGCTATTGTAATGGGTCTAAGCGGACTTACTATCACATATCAAAAAGCTGCCATTTGGCTCAATTTTCCACATATCATCGGTGAGATTCTTATGTATGTTACAACAGCTGTTTTTATAGCTGTCTCATATATCTACCTAAAGAAATTTTTTAAATACAAAGTAGCGGTAAAAAATGAGTTTTCCCATCCCGTTCGCATAAACTTTTTTGCAGCGATCTCTATCTCTATGCTTATGCTTGCCATAATATACAAAGAGAGCTATCCTGCTATAAGTGCCGTTTTTTGGTATCCTGGAACTCTGCTTCATTTTTATCTCACAATGCACACTATAGCTTTTTGGATAAATGAAAATCAGCAGTTAGACCACTCAAACCCTGCGTGGTTTATTCCTATTGTCGGTAATGTTTTAGTTCCGGTTGCAGGTGTAGGTTTTGTAAACTTGGGTCTGCTTATGTATTTCTTCAGTGTCGGGATGTTCTTTTGGATCATCCTATTTGCCGTTATTCTCAACAGAATAATTTTTCATAACCAGATGGCGGTAAAATTCGTACCTACGCTCTTTATACTCATCGCTCCTCCGGCAGTCGGTTTTATAGCCTACTTTAAGATGTTTGGCGTTATCGACGTATTTGCTCTTATGCTCTTTAATATGGCGGTATTCTTTACTCTTTTGGTAGCTTTTATGTATAAAAATTTTATAAAATTAAAGTTTTTCATCTCATGGTGGGCATTTGTTTTTCCGCTCGCTGCCATGGCGATAAGCTCTATGCTGATGTACCATGAAAGGGAGTGCTTGCCTCTGCTGCTTCTCTCTTACTTTATGGTCGGGGTTGTTACAATTGTCAT
- the gatA gene encoding Asp-tRNA(Asn)/Glu-tRNA(Gln) amidotransferase subunit GatA, which produces MITLKEALKLNKDELAKFKEELKTNIEKNADINAYIDIHNVGEGVPIAIKDNIQVKDWSVTSGSKILQGYIAPYNATVIEKMLVAGLSPFGRTNMDEFAMGSTTESSFYGKTLNPHNKDCVPGGSSGGSAAAVAAGLAIAALGSDTGGSIRQPASFCGIVGMKPTYGRVSRYGLGAYASSLDQIGPMTQNVEDAAILYDIISGHDEKDSTSANKNDKVSDKLNASRKLKIAVLPKHIQNASDDVKKAYELAITALKNAGHEIVEAELMDAKFDISAYYITATAEATTNLARYDGIRYGNRVVGKDLNDTFIQTRSQGFGDEVKRRILLGNFVLSSGYYEAYYVKAQKTRHLIKEQYSKIFENVDLILSPVAPTTANKFGELSTPMEMYLSDLYTISVNLAGLPAISVPVAKSSEGMPIGLQLIANAYEEQTLFDGALSLEEQIKYNS; this is translated from the coding sequence GTGATCACGTTAAAAGAAGCATTAAAACTAAACAAAGACGAACTTGCAAAATTTAAAGAAGAGCTAAAAACAAATATAGAAAAAAATGCAGATATTAACGCATACATCGATATTCACAATGTCGGCGAAGGGGTGCCGATAGCTATAAAGGACAACATTCAGGTAAAAGATTGGTCTGTGACATCAGGCTCAAAGATCCTTCAAGGCTATATAGCTCCATACAATGCAACGGTCATAGAGAAGATGCTTGTTGCTGGGCTTAGTCCGTTTGGGAGAACAAATATGGATGAGTTCGCTATGGGCAGTACAACCGAGTCAAGCTTTTACGGCAAAACCCTGAACCCTCACAACAAAGATTGCGTTCCGGGTGGAAGCTCAGGCGGAAGTGCGGCGGCTGTTGCAGCAGGTCTTGCCATTGCTGCTCTTGGAAGTGACACGGGAGGAAGTATCCGCCAGCCTGCCTCTTTTTGCGGAATCGTCGGGATGAAACCGACTTACGGCAGAGTTAGCCGTTACGGTTTGGGAGCTTACGCTTCATCACTAGACCAGATAGGACCTATGACTCAAAATGTTGAAGATGCGGCGATTTTGTATGACATCATCAGCGGACATGACGAAAAAGACTCAACAAGTGCGAATAAAAACGACAAAGTAAGCGACAAACTAAACGCTTCAAGAAAACTCAAAATTGCAGTTTTGCCAAAGCATATCCAAAACGCAAGCGATGATGTAAAAAAAGCTTATGAGTTAGCAATAACCGCTCTTAAAAATGCAGGGCATGAGATAGTAGAAGCTGAGTTAATGGACGCGAAATTTGACATCTCCGCTTACTACATTACGGCAACAGCAGAAGCTACTACGAACCTAGCTCGTTATGACGGCATCCGCTATGGAAACAGAGTTGTCGGAAAAGACCTAAACGACACATTTATCCAGACTAGAAGCCAAGGTTTTGGAGATGAAGTAAAACGCCGTATCTTGCTTGGAAACTTCGTTCTATCAAGCGGATACTATGAAGCTTACTACGTAAAAGCGCAAAAAACAAGACACCTCATAAAAGAGCAATACTCTAAAATATTTGAGAATGTCGACCTGATACTCTCGCCAGTTGCACCGACAACAGCAAACAAGTTTGGAGAGCTCTCAACTCCGATGGAGATGTATTTAAGCGACCTCTACACCATCAGCGTAAACCTTGCAGGGCTTCCTGCCATCTCTGTTCCTGTTGCAAAAAGCTCTGAGGGTATGCCGATAGGTCTTCAGCTCATTGCAAATGCTTATGAGGAGCAGACACTCTTTGATGGAGCGTTAAGCTTAGAAGAGCAGATAAAATATAACTCTTAA
- a CDS encoding GNAT family N-acetyltransferase — MVQFKFIEDSKIYSIIPFLKILNNTISDDILKQRLDEMLTQGYRCIGIFDEDKLIGICGIWILTKYYVGKHIEPDNIIILPKYQNQKIGTKLMSWIYDYAKQNNCIASELNCYIGNEQAHKFWKKEGYEVIALHFQKKI; from the coding sequence ATGGTGCAATTTAAATTTATTGAAGACAGTAAAATCTATTCAATTATTCCCTTCCTTAAAATATTGAATAACACTATCTCCGATGATATTTTAAAACAACGGCTTGATGAAATGCTTACACAAGGCTATCGATGCATCGGCATTTTTGATGAGGATAAACTCATTGGGATATGTGGTATTTGGATATTGACAAAATACTATGTAGGCAAACATATAGAACCTGACAATATAATCATCTTGCCCAAATATCAAAATCAAAAAATCGGCACAAAACTAATGTCATGGATCTATGACTATGCCAAACAAAATAACTGTATTGCAAGTGAGTTAAATTGCTACATCGGTAATGAACAAGCGCATAAATTCTGGAAAAAGGAAGGGTATGAAGTCATTGCTCTACACTTTCAAAAAAAAATTTGA
- a CDS encoding zinc-ribbon domain-containing protein, whose amino-acid sequence MSEKKEIVFEDGLYSSIKFLEHCTNEELAPLVKILTDSSTSKLDSKDEYKEHYPNHQKYVHEIIDDYEKFGGNTFANMWRGYGVGYSEILEDVCKQMKVNMPDGASLNTMELSLVTKMTEEAIEKMTPEELEEFAKGINPKATDFSKQAVLIIARVAIKQAGFTAYKLLTKLIYIIGTKILGKTVPFVVYQTSTKWLGAFAGPVGLALTTAWTLFDIAGPAFRVTIPSTIYIASLRQAKLYEASHNKCPKCETSNETNAKFCAECGTTLV is encoded by the coding sequence ATGAGTGAAAAAAAAGAAATAGTTTTTGAAGATGGACTTTATTCAAGTATAAAATTCTTAGAACATTGCACAAATGAAGAGTTAGCACCATTGGTTAAAATATTAACAGATAGTTCTACATCAAAATTAGATAGTAAAGATGAATATAAAGAACATTATCCAAATCATCAAAAATATGTACATGAAATTATAGATGACTATGAAAAATTTGGAGGCAATACATTCGCCAATATGTGGAGAGGGTATGGTGTTGGATATAGTGAAATACTAGAAGATGTATGTAAACAAATGAAAGTTAATATGCCAGATGGTGCTTCATTAAACACAATGGAACTATCATTAGTTACAAAAATGACAGAAGAAGCCATTGAGAAAATGACTCCAGAAGAGTTAGAAGAATTTGCAAAAGGTATTAACCCTAAAGCAACAGACTTTTCAAAACAAGCAGTTTTGATTATCGCTAGAGTAGCTATAAAACAAGCAGGTTTTACTGCATATAAATTATTAACAAAATTAATTTATATTATCGGAACAAAAATTTTAGGCAAAACTGTTCCTTTTGTTGTTTATCAAACTTCAACAAAATGGCTAGGTGCTTTTGCCGGACCGGTAGGTCTAGCCTTAACAACTGCTTGGACACTTTTTGATATTGCAGGTCCAGCATTTAGAGTAACAATTCCATCAACAATATATATTGCATCATTAAGACAAGCTAAATTATATGAAGCTTCACATAATAAATGTCCAAAGTGCGAAACCTCGAATGAAACAAATGCAAAATTCTGTGCAGAATGTGGAACTACATTGGTTTGA
- a CDS encoding DUF3995 domain-containing protein — translation MDFIAIITIFTLIIMGLFHFYWAFGGKIGLDKALPTKDGKLLLNPSKTLTFFVGIILVLFAYIAYALQFYDFTINENRNFYLYSGIFLSTIFTLRAIGEFNAVGFFKKIKDTEFAIYDTKYFSPLCLILGIMFAVLIYKA, via the coding sequence ATGGATTTTATAGCAATCATTACAATTTTTACATTAATCATTATGGGACTGTTTCATTTTTATTGGGCTTTTGGTGGAAAAATTGGATTAGACAAAGCTTTACCGACTAAAGATGGAAAACTATTATTAAATCCAAGTAAAACATTAACATTTTTTGTCGGCATTATTTTGGTACTGTTTGCATATATTGCATATGCTTTGCAGTTTTATGATTTTACAATCAATGAAAATCGAAACTTTTATTTATATAGTGGAATATTTTTATCTACTATTTTTACCTTAAGAGCAATAGGTGAGTTCAATGCTGTTGGGTTTTTCAAAAAAATAAAAGACACAGAGTTTGCAATTTACGATACAAAATATTTTTCACCACTGTGTTTGATATTAGGTATTATGTTTGCTGTATTGATATACAAGGCATAG
- a CDS encoding heavy-metal-associated domain-containing protein, which produces MQKSFKALNIKCDGCANTVKKALKAEFGETDVDLTQEPRVVTLYIKDEEAELSFRKKMRSLGYPLEDEDLRAFTKGGLKAKSFLSCAIGKINQE; this is translated from the coding sequence ATGCAAAAAAGTTTCAAAGCGCTGAACATCAAATGCGACGGCTGTGCAAACACCGTGAAAAAAGCACTCAAAGCTGAGTTTGGCGAAACTGACGTAGATCTGACGCAAGAGCCAAGAGTCGTAACACTCTACATAAAAGATGAAGAAGCGGAGCTTAGTTTTCGCAAAAAGATGAGATCACTCGGCTACCCACTAGAAGACGAAGATCTAAGAGCGTTCACAAAAGGCGGACTTAAAGCTAAAAGTTTCCTCTCATGTGCAATTGGAAAGATAAATCAAGAGTAA
- a CDS encoding cation transporter: MSGCNCGTEQADKLERKTLLALLYINAFMFVTELIAGLLAQSTGLIADSLDMLADAAVYGLSFYAVGKGVLHQAKAAQISGYLQVILGLGVLFEVVRLLLFGSEPQSALIISIGAVALVANIICLVLISKHRDGGVHMRASWIFSTNDVIANLGVILSGVLVAVMGSRFPDLIVGTIISLIVIRGGINILKDAKQTRESAKCA; the protein is encoded by the coding sequence ATGTCAGGTTGTAATTGCGGAACTGAACAAGCAGATAAACTAGAGAGAAAAACGCTCCTAGCACTTCTATATATAAATGCGTTTATGTTTGTCACTGAGTTGATCGCAGGGTTGCTGGCGCAATCTACAGGATTGATTGCCGATTCACTCGATATGCTCGCAGATGCGGCGGTATACGGTCTTTCGTTCTATGCTGTCGGCAAAGGAGTATTGCATCAGGCAAAAGCGGCTCAAATCAGCGGTTACCTTCAAGTCATACTGGGTCTTGGCGTTTTATTTGAAGTCGTTAGGCTGTTACTGTTTGGCAGCGAGCCTCAAAGCGCATTGATCATCTCCATCGGGGCTGTCGCTTTAGTGGCTAATATTATCTGCCTCGTATTGATCTCCAAGCACAGAGACGGAGGCGTACATATGAGAGCCTCTTGGATATTTTCAACAAATGATGTTATAGCAAATCTGGGAGTAATACTCTCGGGTGTGCTTGTCGCCGTGATGGGCAGTCGCTTTCCCGATCTAATAGTTGGAACAATCATTTCACTTATAGTCATCCGCGGAGGAATCAATATACTCAAAGATGCAAAACAAACGCGTGAATCAGCTAAATGCGCCTGA
- a CDS encoding DUF2442 domain-containing protein, producing MTPNIVDVKAQDDYKILLSFENGEKKIFDMKPYIDKGFFKQLQDKTYFKTVKPHFDSIQWANGQDLSPDTLYLDSHLA from the coding sequence ATGACACCAAATATAGTAGATGTGAAAGCACAAGATGATTATAAAATTTTACTTTCTTTTGAAAATGGAGAAAAGAAAATTTTTGATATGAAGCCGTATATTGATAAAGGCTTTTTTAAACAACTTCAAGATAAAACTTACTTTAAAACAGTCAAACCTCATTTTGACTCTATTCAATGGGCAAATGGGCAAGACTTATCTCCTGACACTTTGTACTTAGACAGCCACTTAGCATAA
- a CDS encoding type II toxin-antitoxin system RelE/ParE family toxin has protein sequence MSETYKLKWTSNAKDDLLNIVAYIKQDSPSIANDIYQKIRKKAHSSNFFPLKGRVVPELQKEGITFYREVVATPWRIIYKVGNDTVYIMAILDSRQNVEELLLQKLLKS, from the coding sequence ATGAGTGAGACATATAAGCTAAAATGGACTTCAAACGCAAAAGATGACCTTTTAAATATTGTTGCATATATAAAACAAGATAGTCCTAGTATTGCAAATGATATATATCAAAAAATAAGAAAAAAAGCCCATTCAAGCAACTTTTTTCCTCTAAAAGGCAGAGTTGTTCCTGAACTTCAAAAAGAGGGAATCACTTTTTATAGGGAAGTAGTGGCAACACCATGGAGAATTATATATAAAGTTGGAAATGACACTGTCTATATCATGGCAATTTTGGATTCAAGACAAAATGTTGAAGAATTGTTATTACAAAAGCTTTTAAAAAGCTAG
- the guaB gene encoding IMP dehydrogenase, translating into MKIRKRALTFEDVLLVPQYSEILPKEVSLETKLTRNITLKIPMVSAAMDTVTEYRAAIAMARLGGIGIIHKNMDIETQCKQVKKVKKSESGVIIDPIYVHPEATLAEASALMDEFKISGVPVIDAHNKLLGILTNRDMRFQKDMSKRADEVMTKMPLITAKKGISLDEAADIMHQNKIEKLPIIDDEGFLKGLVTIKDIKKRIEYPNSNKDSFGRLIVGAAIGVGQYDRAKALVDAGVDVLVLDSAHGHSKGILDTVKKIKETMEVDVIAGNIATAEAVEALIQAGADGVKVGIGPGSICTTRIVAGVGVPQITAIAECADAARKHGIPVIADGGIKYSGDIAKALAVGASCIMAGSLLAGTEESPGDTIMFQGRQYKSYRGMGSIGAMQKGSNDRYFQEGTAADKLVPEGIEGRVPFRGSIAGIVHQMMGGLRSSMGYCGSESIEAFWDKAEFVEITSAGLKESHVHDVIITQEAPNYHI; encoded by the coding sequence ATGAAAATTCGTAAACGCGCCCTAACGTTTGAAGACGTGCTTCTTGTACCTCAATACTCTGAAATACTGCCAAAAGAGGTCTCATTAGAGACAAAACTTACACGTAACATAACACTAAAAATCCCTATGGTCTCAGCTGCAATGGATACAGTGACCGAATACAGAGCCGCTATTGCCATGGCAAGACTCGGCGGGATCGGAATTATCCATAAAAACATGGATATAGAGACTCAATGCAAACAGGTTAAAAAAGTTAAAAAGAGCGAGAGTGGAGTGATAATAGACCCGATCTATGTTCACCCTGAAGCTACACTTGCAGAAGCAAGCGCGCTTATGGATGAGTTCAAGATCTCGGGTGTTCCAGTTATTGACGCTCATAACAAGCTTTTGGGAATCCTTACAAACCGCGATATGAGATTTCAAAAAGATATGAGCAAGCGCGCTGATGAAGTGATGACAAAAATGCCTCTTATAACGGCTAAAAAAGGTATCTCTCTTGATGAAGCGGCTGACATTATGCACCAAAACAAGATCGAAAAACTACCGATTATAGATGATGAGGGCTTTTTAAAAGGTCTTGTAACTATCAAAGATATTAAAAAACGCATAGAGTATCCAAACTCAAACAAAGACTCTTTTGGCAGACTAATTGTCGGTGCCGCTATCGGTGTTGGGCAGTATGATCGCGCAAAAGCTCTGGTAGATGCGGGAGTTGATGTTTTGGTTCTTGACTCTGCACACGGTCACTCAAAAGGAATACTAGACACTGTTAAAAAGATCAAAGAGACAATGGAAGTTGACGTGATCGCAGGAAATATCGCGACTGCAGAAGCTGTTGAGGCACTTATACAAGCGGGAGCAGACGGCGTGAAAGTCGGTATAGGACCTGGTTCAATATGTACTACGCGTATTGTTGCAGGTGTCGGTGTTCCTCAAATCACAGCCATTGCAGAGTGTGCTGATGCAGCTAGAAAACACGGTATTCCTGTTATCGCTGATGGCGGTATCAAATACTCTGGCGACATAGCAAAAGCACTTGCTGTTGGAGCTAGCTGTATCATGGCAGGCTCTCTTTTAGCGGGAACCGAAGAGTCACCGGGCGACACAATTATGTTTCAAGGACGTCAATACAAATCATACCGCGGTATGGGAAGTATAGGCGCTATGCAAAAAGGCTCGAACGACAGATATTTCCAAGAGGGAACTGCAGCTGACAAGCTTGTTCCTGAAGGGATCGAAGGGCGTGTTCCGTTCCGCGGAAGCATTGCAGGGATCGTTCATCAGATGATGGGCGGACTTCGCTCATCTATGGGATATTGCGGAAGCGAGAGCATTGAAGCATTTTGGGATAAAGCAGAGTTTGTAGAGATAACTAGTGCTGGTCTAAAAGAGAGCCACGTTCACGACGTTATCATAACTCAAGAAGCTCCAAATTACCACATATAA
- a CDS encoding DUF4160 domain-containing protein, which translates to MAIISMFYGIIISMYYFDNRKHKLPHIHVKYQGEQAIFTIPEGELLEGDMKTSKRKLLEAWIEIHQDELMADWELAINGEEIFKIEPLK; encoded by the coding sequence ATGGCAATTATTTCGATGTTTTATGGGATTATCATCTCAATGTACTATTTTGACAACAGAAAACACAAGCTTCCACATATCCATGTAAAATATCAAGGTGAACAAGCGATATTTACTATTCCAGAAGGTGAATTACTTGAGGGAGATATGAAAACAAGTAAAAGAAAGCTTCTAGAAGCATGGATTGAAATTCACCAAGATGAGTTAATGGCTGATTGGGAATTAGCTATCAACGGTGAAGAAATTTTTAAAATTGAGCCTTTAAAATAG
- a CDS encoding N-6 DNA methylase codes for MKQIEFGDFQTPNILTEQVIQLLSNELPTPNIVIEPTCGLGNFIEEAYNEWNDKCKYFGFEINSEYYELTKNKFAYTDNIKIKSQNFFSFDWNSFFKNLANKEIAIIGNPPWVSNSTMGNLDGNNLPKKSNFQKLKGFDAKTGKSNFDIAEWIIIELIESTKLCTGYLAFLCKTATARKILTYFWKKNINIGEANLYLINAKKDFNVSVDACLFVVNFSTKDENKYASVYSSLVSDKKLLYKFGMYKEQLISNLTDYKQYEYLDGFSSYTWRSGIKHDASKVMELTLKNDELVNGFGEVVDIEDTYIYPLLKSSDIGNSRLVPRRFVIVTQRKVGEDTSIIETIAPKTWEYLNQHISKLNNRKSSIYKNKPLFSIFGIGKYSFSNWKVGISGLYKNITFCTIPPYQDKPIMLDDTCYFIPCNSEEEAKYWTKLLNSDEMKKFLHSLIFIDAKRPVTVDILKRINMASLSKKFAESEIANKYLKFSGMETRGQASFVFEQQPKYLTTPSTEQ; via the coding sequence ATGAAACAAATAGAATTTGGTGATTTTCAAACTCCAAATATATTAACAGAACAAGTCATACAGCTTCTTTCTAATGAATTGCCCACACCTAACATTGTTATTGAACCAACATGTGGTTTAGGTAATTTTATAGAAGAAGCTTACAATGAATGGAATGATAAGTGTAAATATTTTGGCTTTGAAATAAATAGTGAATATTATGAACTTACAAAAAATAAATTTGCATATACTGATAATATTAAAATAAAATCACAAAATTTCTTTTCATTCGATTGGAACTCTTTTTTTAAAAATTTAGCTAATAAAGAGATAGCTATTATAGGTAATCCACCGTGGGTAAGTAATTCAACAATGGGTAACTTAGATGGAAACAACTTACCAAAAAAATCTAACTTTCAAAAGCTGAAAGGTTTTGATGCAAAAACTGGAAAATCTAATTTTGATATTGCAGAATGGATAATAATAGAGTTAATAGAATCCACAAAATTATGCACAGGGTACTTAGCATTTCTATGTAAAACTGCTACAGCTAGAAAAATCCTTACTTACTTTTGGAAAAAAAATATAAATATTGGCGAAGCTAATCTTTACCTTATTAATGCAAAAAAAGATTTTAATGTCTCAGTAGATGCTTGCTTATTTGTTGTGAACTTTTCAACAAAAGATGAAAACAAATATGCATCTGTTTATTCATCATTAGTAAGTGATAAAAAATTACTTTACAAGTTTGGTATGTATAAAGAACAATTAATATCAAACTTAACAGATTATAAACAATATGAATATTTAGATGGTTTTTCTAGCTACACATGGCGTTCTGGTATAAAACATGACGCATCAAAAGTTATGGAATTAACTTTAAAAAACGATGAACTAGTCAATGGTTTTGGCGAAGTTGTTGATATTGAAGATACTTATATCTATCCATTATTAAAATCTTCAGATATTGGAAATAGTCGCCTAGTACCTAGAAGATTTGTTATTGTGACTCAAAGAAAAGTTGGTGAAGACACAAGTATTATTGAAACTATTGCACCAAAAACATGGGAATATTTAAATCAGCATATTTCTAAGTTAAATAATCGTAAAAGTTCAATCTATAAAAACAAACCATTGTTTTCTATTTTTGGAATTGGAAAATACAGTTTTTCTAATTGGAAGGTAGGTATTTCTGGCTTATATAAAAATATTACATTTTGTACAATCCCTCCCTATCAAGATAAGCCAATAATGTTAGACGATACTTGTTATTTTATTCCCTGTAATTCGGAAGAAGAAGCAAAGTATTGGACTAAGCTTTTAAATTCTGATGAGATGAAAAAATTTCTACACTCTTTAATATTTATTGATGCGAAACGACCTGTTACAGTTGATATTCTAAAGCGTATAAACATGGCTTCATTATCAAAAAAGTTTGCTGAATCTGAAATTGCCAATAAATACTTAAAGTTTTCAGGGATGGAAACACGAGGTCAAGCTTCTTTTGTATTTGAACAACAACCTAAATATCTAACAACACCTAGCACCGAACAGTGA
- a CDS encoding RDD family protein, with product MNEVKYAGFWIRFFASFLDTLFLALPVGIIIYFLSGGDWFDFSQFQQNMAYAMSGNAEKALANQPPKSLRWELLFEFSVLIVTLMFWRRWQGATPGKKFFRVKIVDANSFEDIDNKQAITRSLGYIASTLILLIGFFMVAFRDDKRGLHDLLAGTAVIYDS from the coding sequence ATGAATGAAGTGAAATATGCGGGTTTTTGGATTCGCTTTTTTGCCTCATTCTTAGACACTCTTTTTCTTGCACTTCCCGTTGGAATAATCATCTATTTTTTAAGCGGAGGCGACTGGTTCGACTTCTCACAGTTTCAACAAAATATGGCTTACGCAATGAGCGGCAACGCCGAAAAAGCATTAGCAAATCAACCGCCCAAATCACTCAGATGGGAGCTTCTTTTTGAGTTTTCTGTTCTTATTGTCACGCTGATGTTTTGGAGAAGATGGCAGGGTGCGACTCCGGGGAAGAAATTTTTCCGTGTCAAGATCGTGGACGCAAACAGCTTTGAAGATATTGACAACAAGCAGGCGATCACCCGCTCATTAGGCTATATCGCATCTACACTTATTCTACTGATCGGTTTTTTTATGGTCGCTTTTAGAGATGACAAAAGAGGTCTGCATGACCTCCTTGCAGGAACCGCAGTTATCTACGATTCGTAG